The following are encoded together in the Phaseolus vulgaris cultivar G19833 chromosome 9, P. vulgaris v2.0, whole genome shotgun sequence genome:
- the LOC137821044 gene encoding nifU-like protein 3, chloroplastic, producing the protein MLGAALSTPITRSLNATTTIAMLYPTHRLLSLKNPVANTRGFSSKDTIFIRGHQINIKQFFGLISGPAHISKAGFVVSPSCALPLTEDNVEKVLDEVRPGLMADGGNVALHEIDGLVVVLKLQGACGSCPSSTMTLKMGIETRLRDKIPEILEVEQIMDTETGLELTEENIEKVLSEIRPYLVGTGGGILEFVEMNDYVVKVRLSGPAAGVTTVRVALTQKLRDKIPSIAAVQLID; encoded by the exons ATGTTGGGTGCTGCACTTTCAACCCCAATAACTCGAAGCCTCAATGCAACAACAACAATTGCAATGCTCTATCCAACTCACAGATTGTTGTCTCTTAAG aACCCAGTGGCAAATACCAGAGGATTTTCCTCAAAAGACACTATTTTTATCAGGGGTCACCAAATCAATATAAAGCAATTTTTTGGGCTTATCTCGGGTCCTGCTCACATAAGCAAAGCAG GATTTGTTGTTTCCCCAAGCTGTGCTCTGCCACTGACAGAAGATAATGTGGagaaggttttggatgaggtaAGGCCTGGCTTGATGGCAGATGGAGGGAATGTGGCATTACATGAGATAGATGGTCTTGTTGTTGTCCTCAAGTTACAAGGGGCATGTGGATCATGTCCTAGCTCTACTATGACATTGAAAATGGGAATAGAAACTCGCCTCAGGGACAAGATACCAGAAATCCTTGAAGTGGAACAGATAATGGACACTGAGACAGGTCTCGAGTTAACTgaagaaaatatagaaaaa GTTCTTTCTGAAATTAGACCATACCTTGTTGGCACTGGGGGAGGAATACTAGAGTTTGTTGAGATGAATGATTATGTTGTGAAAGTTCGGCTAAGTGGACCTGCAGCTGGGGTTACCACAGTTCGTGTTGCCTTAACACAGAAGCTGAGAGACAAGATACCTTCTATTGCAGCTGTGCAACTAATAGACTAA
- the LOC137822577 gene encoding transcription factor bHLH146-like, with product MEGQPAKRRRVYSLEPNKVEQAAFARSYMNYLVPALMKIKERSSSEDCDIQNVKYEVDMAMVHSAQGFAWSDALSVKLQRDRVNADSDTSSFGENYKVGEGSSRTCGGQSGETVPLNHFPSNLSLKPRNKHKSMMPEMTRGLREEDEDEQLKSLRMLIPGGEEMCSEEMVTELQSYVSCLQMQVNILQCLAETH from the coding sequence ATGGAGGGGCAACCTGCTAAACGCAGACGTGTATACTCACTTGAACCTAACAAAGTGGAACAAGCAGCGTTTGCTAGGAGCTACATGAACTATTTGGTGCCAGCATTGATGAAGATCAAGGAAAGAAGCTCTTCAGAGGACTGTGATATTCAGAATGTTAAGTATGAAGTGGACATGGCAATGGTGCACTCAGCACAGGGTTTTGCATGGAGTGATGCTCTGAGTGTGAAGCTTCAAAGGGATAGAGTCAATGCAGATAGTGACACAAGCAGCTTTGGTGAAAACTACAAGGTTGGTGAAGGCTCATCAAGGACTTGTGGTGGTCAAAGTGGTGAAACGGTGCCATTGAACCATTTCCCTTCAAACCTTAGTTTGAAGCCTAGAAATAAACACAAGAGCATGATGCCTGAAATGACAAGAGGTTtgagagaagaagatgaagatgagcAGTTGAAGAGCCTTAGAATGTTGATACCTGGGGGAGAAGAGATGTGTAGTGAAGAAATGGTGACAGAGCTACAAAGCTATGTAAGCTGTTTGCAAATGCAGGTGAACATTCTTCAGTGCCTCGCAGAGACACATTAA